A region of Chloroflexota bacterium DNA encodes the following proteins:
- a CDS encoding phosphoribosyltransferase, with the protein MLYRDRRHAGQEVAAWLRDLAGRSDLLVLGVPRGGVVVAHPIALALDAPLDVYLAHKLGAPGNPELAIGAVSADGQVLVDEGLARAVGADDEYLEAEIARQTREIARRLARYRGTAPPQAIKDKTVILVDDGAATGATLLAAAKALRLAGPRMLVVAVPVASEEAAEKLSAVADRFVCPLVPEFFWAVGAFYQDFDQTTDEEVIRLLHDPALGKSRAAGREERSAPNSA; encoded by the coding sequence GTGTTGTACCGAGACCGCCGCCACGCCGGGCAGGAGGTGGCCGCATGGCTGCGCGACCTCGCGGGGCGCTCGGACCTGCTCGTGCTGGGCGTGCCCCGTGGCGGCGTAGTCGTCGCGCATCCGATCGCGCTGGCGCTGGATGCCCCGCTGGATGTCTATTTGGCCCACAAACTGGGCGCGCCCGGAAACCCCGAGCTGGCTATCGGGGCCGTCAGCGCGGATGGGCAAGTCCTCGTGGACGAGGGGCTGGCCCGGGCGGTCGGCGCTGACGATGAGTACCTGGAGGCCGAAATCGCACGCCAGACGCGCGAAATCGCACGGCGACTGGCCCGCTATCGCGGAACCGCTCCCCCACAGGCCATCAAGGACAAGACGGTCATCCTGGTGGACGACGGCGCGGCGACAGGCGCGACCCTGCTTGCGGCGGCCAAGGCGCTTCGGTTGGCCGGGCCGCGGATGCTCGTCGTGGCTGTGCCTGTCGCCTCGGAGGAGGCTGCGGAGAAACTGAGTGCCGTGGCCGATCGCTTCGTGTGTCCGCTGGTGCCCGAATTCTTCTGGGCCGTTGGCGCGTTCTACCAGGATTTTGACCAGACCACGGACGAAGAGGTCATCCGTCTGCTTCACGATCCGGCGCTGGGCAAGTCCCGTGCCGCAGGCCGCGAGGAGCGCAGCGCCCCGAACAGCGCGTAG
- a CDS encoding TIGR00725 family protein: MIIAVVGSGTASDELCALAEEVGREVARQGAVLITGGLGGVMAAASRGAHEEGGITVGILPGTDPKEANPWVEIPIATGMGQARNVIIVTAAHAVVAVGGEYGTLSEIAHALKIGKPVIGLRTWTLAKEFAEQDENIIAAFSPIEAVNLAVALAKE; the protein is encoded by the coding sequence ATGATCATTGCCGTAGTCGGGAGCGGAACCGCCTCGGACGAACTGTGCGCGCTGGCCGAAGAAGTGGGCCGCGAGGTGGCCCGACAAGGAGCCGTGCTCATTACCGGCGGGCTGGGGGGCGTCATGGCGGCGGCTTCGCGCGGGGCCCACGAGGAAGGGGGCATCACCGTGGGAATCCTGCCGGGCACCGACCCGAAAGAAGCCAACCCCTGGGTGGAGATTCCCATCGCCACGGGCATGGGGCAGGCCCGCAACGTGATCATCGTAACGGCGGCCCATGCCGTGGTGGCCGTCGGCGGAGAATACGGCACGCTTTCGGAGATCGCCCACGCCCTCAAGATCGGCAAGCCGGTGATTGGGCTGCGCACCTGGACGCTGGCCAAGGAGTTCGCGGAGCAGGACGAAAACATCATCGCCGCCTTCTCGCCGATAGAGGCGGTGAACCTGGCGGTGGCGCTCGCCAAGGAGTGA